One genomic region from Syntrophobacterales bacterium encodes:
- a CDS encoding PEGA domain-containing protein gives MKKLSVLVLILFLAACTKAGMFRINSVPDNATVYVDGVYAGVTPYTVHTEWYDILGIPVGDRFHLTVDKEGYNTVEMDTSVKERKAYKGGAAHKSGANPAGKSSVTQTESDSIYTFTFPLEPKAP, from the coding sequence ATGAAGAAATTGAGCGTTCTGGTTTTGATTCTGTTCCTTGCGGCATGTACGAAGGCGGGTATGTTTCGGATCAATTCCGTGCCCGATAATGCCACGGTGTATGTAGACGGCGTGTACGCCGGAGTCACCCCCTACACCGTGCATACCGAATGGTATGACATATTGGGCATTCCCGTAGGCGACCGTTTCCACTTAACCGTAGACAAGGAAGGCTACAATACGGTGGAAATGGATACTTCCGTGAAAGAGCGCAAGGCCTATAAGGGCGGCGCTGCCCATAAATCCGGCGCTAATCCCGCGGGCAAGAGTTCCGTGACCCAGACGGAGTCCGACTCAATCTATACGTTCACGTTCCCCTTGGAGCCTAAAGCCCCATAA